A single Plasmodium knowlesi strain H genome assembly, chromosome: 13 DNA region contains:
- a CDS encoding acid phosphatase, putative has product MKVRKHGGSLDEEKLFENVSKDDSGIIKKFTLGVCAMESKVESAPMECILKRLAKSGDFNIIKFKEDMILNHDIDSWPIVDCLIAFYSTGFPLNKAIEYVKKYKPITLNNLSRQLILRSRLQIYEELKKWKVPHANYVVVDHDAVKRGEHAFEEYYDYIVYNNIRLNKPFIEKPINADNHNNWIYYPKNTGGGCKKLFRKVKDRSSEYCPDVHKVRNNGTYIYEEFLSTFGTDVKVYTVGQMFAHAEARKSPALDGKVCRTSDGKEVRYAVILSEAEKLIAYRIVEAFQQTVCGFDILRTTMGPFVCDVNGWSFVKGNIKYYNDCAHILRAMFLAKLEEKYNIIPRDLADNWYNIENEEEVLRKTFRQPDDLHCSHHEELCSVIIVMRHGDRKPKQKMKFLTDRPLLLDYFNCEENLYNVIENKLTADDQTKPSHIGQNNGSNNLTISCVPSNRVDSSMFQYDALAKAPSTYSKISFISQKSGEVTSASGAPDTDDAAGAAKVASAANTAHTAHTENSANNANTANGANTAHTENSANSANSAGAQAEDEEERRDNLYKEYAKKEIKFKSPEELQDLFLRNNIILGDIEKEYKALKAEAEARRAEEAVRTDAVRTDAVGKNDTEASLNGGAITRGSDVVTPKGDVSEARPHAAMTQEDLEAKISECQITIENHKTLQKVLERGDGFTGINRKIQLKPVEFVVVNGKIVVTKILTVAKWGGELTRMGRRQSENLGKRFRATLYPGDSDGLLRLHSTFRHDFKIFTSDEGRCQITSAAFTKGFLDLDGELTPILVAMVIRNSKAHSLLDDNRPSLNRTQCKQYIDNLLNEDKDIDEDLLKKLTSGKHARGLRESLRKISNFFQLMEKIRKTIYDFLKGLNQEVQKWLNLFPYDEYALYVIDILHEIQVRWKSLTKMWFRKNKNNYDTSKIPDIVDNIRFDLIHHHSYLGCGLDKAFEIYNQIEPLANFISQAEYGITPEEKVKIGVNIVGKLLRKLIHDVTFYRDEEVRNKRNNKGYFDLKNALNISYINSFNPSKGDKTPMPLNEKNPQQQILENGKIDAQHANWLDKEIQKDTPKSFSMCKYDSRQIFIDNRLQKGGEHLIATTIATDPGARNTGASVCNESDSSSVAGNAATAVPSSGAYPGGTYPGGTYPGGAYPGAAYPGAAYPGAAYPGAAYPGAAYPGAAYPGAAYPGGAYLSEAFSSTPQGKKSIYRELNRKDGKNEKNAQAAAPVGEEASPEVGKKSTGVQLITGAEPTTDVESTRGAQSNGQDKCKGGPTNLSDDGLLERSKRNKGERPEEGEIRTEGASASASASTYAAGDLQGGSTHSGGGTIRRTASGNVGSTIVGMVGCASGTHARISQNEKNPFRAAAGGVTYNINAKDLYGPKLINKKEALVINSSDLWAHQNKYRKENNEKQKMKKIKNAKESELNLKREDHLEVASDYRGLDKKGNRSIWMRGAGGISGSGSDTAAKELRGKVITRFDLQNSVKVEGTNGTERKDTSRNGHEFTQQGEKEGMENEQGRNNKVQRKVEEKTNQECQREETDRLVDNMLEGKKEKKKEEAEAEDEKDEEKVDEEVDDDGEEEQDHDDDEDIIRLKETDARRLGIRSPWRMVRSRYYVTSASHMISLLSILIHAKNIDSSTGQNIIDNDSIKSVGDVTDLHYLSHLVFRVWERKQLKRNDSNRFRIEILFSSGAKDGFGQNYELLEKDAKAQQQKYERHISKYVDDTKRGTGGGEVNPSSQVSRANSVVSKGAKKHSGEGQPGESSPMEKYIEGKANTTTNDHGASASEKVESNNSLSQAGSQGQKDKENVSSGNAFRLVDNVEGKAAGLGACKPSLQCGLISPERKGENGRLESEKGNISRNNCERASIGRSNSAHRNDTSIRKDTVRRSGLWSQFSSTSANLFRRGEEEEEGEDAKFHHGVYKRDMSFQFGGVHEKLSSINKNTTRTGSYMVRSISSNLRKKKYKQTDGLNVEYEKKKKEDITKENLLTYEHDCTIDMATPEGNHKIHRSVSCVSDRSFYINPMQIELEGEPTTNKHFNGRRNNMLENESGRSTFQHSLQHKIERPFQHKIERPFQQKIDHHFEKNNEHDPKESKKANVFSHVFQHFNENKKNSTSNLKFFYKTYMPDYEKIIENDKKAETFDVPPYCELAPLIVLTKNCQLSTFENILTQILNKYSKGGKTKDKGPKAGPKQP; this is encoded by the coding sequence ATGAAGGTGCGGAAGCACGGGGGGTCCCTGGACGAGGAGAAGCTGTTTGAAAACGTGAGCAAAGATGACTCGGGCATAATAAAGAAGTTTACTCTGGGCGTGTGTGCCATGGAGAGTAAGGTGGAGAGCGCACCCATGGAGTGTATCTTGAAAAGGCTAGCCAAAAGTGGAGATTTcaatattataaaatttaaagaagACATGATTTTAAACCATGATATCGACTCATGGCCCATAGTGGATTGCTTGATAGCGTTTTATTCCACAGGGTTTCCTCTAAATAAAGCCATCGAGtatgttaaaaaatacaagCCAATCACCTTAAACAATTTAAGCAGACAGTTAATTTTAAGGTCAAGGTTGCAAATTTAtgaggagttaaaaaaatggaaagtgcCACATGCGAATTATGTTGTCGTGGACCATGATGCTGTGAAGAGAGGAGAACATGCATTTGAAGAATATTACGATTATATCGTTTATAACAACATTAGATTgaataaaccttttataGAAAAACCAATCAATGCAGATAATCACAATAACTGGATTTATTACCCAAAAAACACTGGTGGGGGATGTAAAAAGCTCTTTAGGAAGGTTAAAGACAGGAGTAGTGAATATTGCCCTGATGTACACAAGGTTAGGAATAACggtacttatatatatgaagAATTCCTTTCCACCTTTGGTACAGATGTAAAAGTATACACCGTTGGGCAGATGTTTGCACATGCAGAAGCAAGGAAATCCCCAGCACTTGATGGAAAGGTGTGTAGAACATCTGACGGGAAGGAAGTTAGATACGCTGTTATTCTGTCAGAAGCAGAGAAACTAATTGCCTACCGAATCGTGGAGGCATTTCAACAAACAGTTTGTGGATTCGATATTTTGAGAACAACGATGGGCCCTTTCGTCTGTGATGTCAACGGATGGTCTTTCGTAAAGGGTAACATAAAATATTACAACGACTGTGCACACATTTTGAGGGCCATGTTTTTAGCAAAgctggaagaaaaatataatatcaTACCAAGAGACCTTGCGGATAACTGGTACAACATTgaaaacgaagaagaggTGTTGAGGAAAACATTCAGACAACCAGATGATCTCCATTGTTCTCACCATGAGGAATTATGTTCCGTCATTATTGTTATGCGTCATGGTGATAGGAAGCCCAAACAGAAAATGAAGTTCCTCACAGATCGTCCTCTCCTTTTGGACTACTTCAATTGTGAAGAAAATCTATACAACGTGATTGAGAACAAGCTCACTGCAGATGATCAGACCAAGCCTAGTCACATTGGTCAGAACAATGGAAGTAATAATTTAACCATTAGCTGCGTGCCCTCCAATCGGGTGGATTCCTCCATGTTCCAGTACGACGCCTTGGCCAAGGCACCCTCCACGTACAGCAAAATATCGTTCATTTCGCAGAAGAGCGGCGAGGTGACGAGTGCTTCTGGCGCGCCCGACACGGACGACGCGGCAGGCGCTGCCAAGGTTGCAAGTGCTGCGAATACTGCGCATACTGCGCATACTGAGAACAGTGCGAACAATGCAAATACTGCGAATGGTGCAAATACTGCGCATACTGAGAACAGTGCGAACAGTGCGAACAGTGCAGGGGCCCAGGCAGAAGACGAGGAGGAGCGCCGAGACAACCTCTACAAGGAGTACGCGAAGAAGGAAATCAAGTTCAAGTCGCCAGAGGAGCTCCAGGATCTCTTCTTGCGCAACAACATCATCCTGGGCGATATCGAGAAGGAGTACAAGGCTCTCAAGGCGGAGGCCGAGGCGAGGAGGGCGGAAGAGGCCGTGAGAACTGATGCCGTGAGAACTGATGCCGTAGGGAAAAATGACACAGAGGCATCTCTTAACGGTGGCGCTATAACAAGGGGCAGTGATGTGGTTACCCCTAAGGGTGATGTATCAGAGGCACGCCCCCACGCCGCGATGACGCAGGAAGATCTGGAGGCCAAAATCAGTGAGTGCCAGATTACCATCGAAAATCACAAGACACTACAGAAAGTTTTGGAGCGGGGAGATGGGTTCACAGGCATAAATAGAAAGATACAATTGAAACCAGTGGAATTCGTAGTGGTGAACGGTAAAATTGTTGTTACTAAAATTCTAACGGTGGCGAAGTGGGGAGGAGAACTGACCAGGATGGGAAGGAGGCAGTCTGAAAATTTGGGGAAGAGATTTCGAGCAACACTGTACCCCGGAGATTCAGACGGGTTATTACGATTACACTCCACCTTCAGGCATGAtttcaaaatatttacatCAGATGAAGGGAGGTGCCAAATAACATCTGCCGCTTTTACAAAGGGATTTTTAGATTTGGATGGAGAGCTCACTCCAATTTTAGTGGCCATGGTGATTAGGAATTCCAAAGCGCATAGTTTGCTGGATGATAACAGACCCAGTCTAAATAGAACCCAGTGTAAACAATACATAGACAACTTACTGAATGAAGACAAAGATATAGATGAAGATTTGTTAAAGAAACTTACATCTGGAAAGCATGCCAGAGGATTACGTGAATcattaagaaaaatatcaaactTTTTTCAActcatggaaaaaataaggaaaaccATCTATGATTTTTTGAAGGGATTAAATCAGGAAGTACAAAAGTGGCTAAACCTCTTCCCTTATGATGAGTACGCATTGTATGTAATAGATATTCTGCATGAAATACAAGTGAGATGGAAATCATTGACAAAGATGTggttcagaaaaaataaaaataattatgataCATCTAAAATACCAGATATTGTAGATAACATAAGATTTGATCTCATACATCACCATTCCTATCTTGGTTGTGGACTAGACAAGGCTTTCGAAATTTACAACCAAATAGAACCGTTAgctaattttatttctcaaGCAGAATACGGAATCACACCTgaagaaaaagttaaaatCGGAGTTAATATTGTAGGAAAACTTCTTCGAAAACTGATACACGACGTTACATTCTACAGAGATGAAGAAGTTCGTAATAAAAGAAACAACAAAGGATACTTTGACTTAAAAAATGCTCTGAATATTTCCTATATTAACTCGTTCAACCCATCCAAGGGAGACAAGACACCCATGCCATTGAATGAAAAGAACCCACAACAACAGATTCTGGAAAATGGCAAAATAGATGCACAGCACGCAAATTGGCTAGAcaaggaaatacaaaaagaCACGCCCAAATCATTTAGCATGTGTAAGTATGACTCCAGACAAATTTTCATTGATAATCGTCTACAGAAGGGAGGAGAGCATCTCATCGCCACGACCATCGCCACGGACCCGGGTGCCAGAAACACCGGGGCGTCAGTGTGCAATGAGTCCGACTCCAGTTCAGTAGCAGGCAACGCGGCAACAGCGGTCCCCTCTAGTGGCGCTTACCCTGGTGGCACTTACCCTGGTGGCACTTACCCTGGCGGCGCTTACCCTGGTGCTGCTTACCCTGGTGCTGCTTACCCTGGTGCTGCTTACCCTGGTGCTGCTTACCCTGGTGCTGCTTACCCTGGTGCTGCTTACCCTGGTGCTGCTTACCCTGGTGGCGCATACCTTAGTGAGGCCTTCTCAAGCACGCCCCAGGGGAAGAAGTCCATTTACAGAGAACTCAACcggaaggatggaaaaaatgaaaagaatgcGCAAGCTGCAGCTCCCGTTGGGGAGGAAGCTTCACCcgaagtaggaaaaaaatcaacaggTGTGCAGTTGATAACTGGTGCGGAGCCGACAACAGATGTAGAATCTACAAGAGGTGCGCAGTCGAACGGACAGGATAAGTGTAAGGGCGGCCCCACGAACCTGAGTGACGATGGCCTCCTTGAGCGCTCAAAGCGCAACAAGGGGGAGAGGCCAGAGGAAGGCGAAATCCGCACGGAAGGTGCGTCTGCATCTGCATCTGCATCTACGTATGCGGCGGGTGATCTACAGGGTGGTTCGACCCATAGCGGGGGAGGCACTATTCGTAGAACGGCTAGCGGCAATGTCGGCAGTACCATCGTAGGCATGGTTGGCTGCGCTTCTGGTACCCATGCGCGTATCAGCCAAAACGAGAAGAACCCCTTCAGAGCGGCGGCAGGAGGTGTCACGTACAACATCAACGCGAAGGACCTGTATGGACCCAAGCTGATCAACAAGAAGGAGGCACTGGTGATCAACTCATCGGATCTGTGGGCCCACCAGAATAAGTACAGAAAAGAGAACAacgaaaaacagaaaatgaaaaaaataaaaaacgccAAGGAGAGTGAACTGAATTTGAAAAGAGAAGACCATCTCGAAGTGGCTAGTGATTATAGGGGACTagataaaaagggaaataggAGTATCTGGATGAGAGGTGCAGGAGGAATTAGTGGAAGTGGTAGCGACACAGCCGCGAAGGAGTTACGTGGGAAGGTAATCACAAGGTTCGATCTACAAAATAGTGTAAAGGTGGAAGGAACGAATGGCACAGAGCGAAAGGACACATCTCGGAATGGCCACGAATTTACACaacagggagaaaaagaaggaatggaaAACGAGCAGGGCCGTAACAACAAGGTGCAGAGGAAggtagaggaaaaaacaaatcaggAGTGCCAAAGAGAGGAGACAGATAGATTGGTGGATAACATGctggaggggaagaaggaaaagaaaaaggaagaagcagaagcagaagatgaaaaagatgaagaaaaagttgATGAAGAAGTTGACGATGacggagaagaagaacaagaccatgacgatgatgaagatATAATTAGACTGAAAGAAACAGATGCAAGGAGGTTAGGAATTCGCTCCCCTTGGAGGATGGTTAGGTCCAGATACTACGTTACATCAGCTTCGCATATGATATCTTTGTTAAGTATTTTGATCCATGCTAAAAATATAGACAGTTCGACAGGCCAAAATATAATAGACAATGATTCCATTAAAAGTGTAGGAGACGTCACAGACTTGCACTACTTATCACATCTAGTTTTTAGAGTCTGGGAGAGGAAACAGCTAAAGAGAAATGATAGTAACAGATTTAGAATCGAAATATTGTTCAGCTCTGGGGCGAAAGATGGGTTCGGACAGAACTATGAACTTCTTGAAAAAGACGCCAAGGCGCAACAACAAAAGTACGAGAGACACATTAGCAAATACGTCGATGACACTAAGAGAGgcacaggggggggagaggtgAACCCGTCCAGTCAGGTAAGTCGTGCAAACTCTGTTGTGAGCAAGGGGGCCAAGAAGCACTCGGGTGAAGGACAACCGGGGGAAAGTTCCCCTATGGAGAAGTACATTGAGGGGAAGGCTAACACAACAACCAATGATCACGGCGCATCCGCATCGGAGAAGGTGGAGTCTAACAACTCCCTTTCACAGGCGGGGTCGCAGGGGCAGAAGGACAAAGAGAATGTAAGCTCTGGTAACGCATTCCGGTTGGTAGACAACGTGGAGGGGAAGGCGGCTGGCTTAGGTGCGTGCAAGCCGAGTTTGCAGTGCGGACTGATCAGCCCGGAAAGGAAAGGTGAAAATGGTCGTCTCGaaagtgaaaagggaaatatcAGCAGGAACAACTGCGAAAGAGCTAGCATAGGAAGAAGCAACTCTGCGCATAGGAATGACACTTCGATCAGAAAGGACACGGTGCGCAGGAGTGGATTGTGGAGTCAATTTTCATCCACATCGGCAAACCTATTCCGAagaggagaggaagaagaagagggagAAGACGCAAAGTTCCACCATGGGGTCTACAAAAGAGATATGTCTTTCCAGTTTGGAGGAGTGCACGAAAAGCTCAGTTCAATAAACAAAAACACCACAAGGACTGGAAGCTACATGGTCAGATCTATTAGTTCcaatttgagaaaaaaaaaatacaaacaaaCAGATGGATTAAATGTAGAatacgaaaagaaaaaaaaagaagacatcacaaaggaaaatttattaACGTATGAACATGACTGTACCATTGACATGGCGACACCAGAAGGTAATCACAAAATACATCGGAGCGTTTCTTGCGTTAGTGATAGATCCTTCTATATAAACCCAATGCAAATCGAGTTGGAAGGAGAACCTACTACCAATAAACATtttaatggaagaagaaacaacatGCTCGAAAATGAATCCGGAAGGAGTACTTTCCAGCACAGCCTCCAACACAAAATAGAGCGCCCATTCCAACACAAGATTGAGAGACCTTTTCAGCAGAAAATTGACCACCACTTTGAGAAGAACAATGAGCATGACCCGAAGGAAAGCAAAAAGGCAAATGTATTTTCTCACGTTTTTCAACAttttaatgaaaataaaaaaaattccacctCCAATTTGAAGTTCTTTTACAAAACATACATGCCCGATTACGAGAAAATTAtcgaaaatgataaaaaggcTGAAACCTTTGACGTCCCTCCCTACTGTGAGTTGGCTCCCCTCATTGTACTCACGAAGAATTGCCAGCTGTCCACCTTCGAAAATATCCTCACGCAGATTCTGAATAAGTACtccaagggggggaagacgaAGGACAAGGGGCCCAAGGCGGGGCCCAAGCAACCTTGA
- a CDS encoding plasmepsin IX, putative, whose product MPPHRFQKLGNRLLSTLLIHPKASLLFVVHLFLFRQGTCLRPSGSNTFATDLTWEEGRKLDLPTCNTCDADDACSVCIHEKGESENIIPMVAIPSKRKYLQEKIEKIKSELHQNLPEQKWKKKKKKESYSFFEGEDDDKGEVDEEEGDSTSHATMDNQIFHHNKGTHYEGEDKHPDEFQKCATSDCHMNKDASGIPDYLRHFMDGSEEKAQTSWSSWSSAFKKKEVSSSTDQVTLPLQQLQDSQYVGYIQIGNPPQTIRPIFDTGSTNIWVVSTKCKDDTCLKVHRYDYKLSKSFRYYKPRTNLDIMFGTGIIQGVIGVENFRIGPFKLFNQPFGLVKREKRSEAKSNVFERINFEGIVGLAFPAMLSTGKTTIYENLMDTYKLSHNEFSIYIGKDNKHSALIFGGVDRRFFEGDIYMFPVVKEYYWEIEFDGLYIDHQKFCCDSSSIVYDMRKKEKKKGKVHRNSFVRKYLKKKTDLMNMSSVWHHRREGAEVDSKEDQSGIDLSEEEKDGEHSIRGEVNTYGVHPGRHGKGVHSRQQRRHRRHGWRRHMRRVNHRGKDNKLKKNKNYLIFDSGTSYNSVPKSEIKYFFKILPSKKCDDSNIEEVVASYPNLTYVINNMPFTLTPAQYLVRKSNMCKPAFMEIEVSPEYGHAYILGNATFMRYYYTVYRRGDGNKSSYVGIAKAVHAEDNEEYLTNLQRKMNQME is encoded by the exons ATGCCCCCCCACCGTTTCCAAAAACTGGGGAACAGGCTCCTCTCGACCTTGTTAATTCACCCCAAGGCATCCCTGCTGTTTGTAGTacatcttttcctttttagaCAAGGCACCTGCTTACGGCCTAGTGGAAGCAACACATTCGCAACTGACCTAACATGGGAGGAAGGGAGGAAGTTAGACTTGCCAACATGTAACACGTGTGACGCGGATGATGCCTGTTCCGTGTGTATCCATGAGAAGGGAGAGTCTGAG AATATAATCCCCATGGTGGCCATCCCAAGCAAGCGCAAATATCTTCAAGAGAAAattgagaaaataaaatcagaGCTTCACCAAAATTTACCTGagcagaaatggaagaaaaaaaagaaaaaagaatcttaCAGTTTTTTTGAAGGGGAAGACGATGACAAGGGGGAGGtggacgaagaagaaggagattCCACTTCCCACGCGACGATGGACAACCAGATTTTCCATCATAACAAAGGAACCCATTACGAAGGGGAAGACAAGCACCCCGATGAGTTTCAAAAATGCGCCACTTCGGATTGTCACATGAATAAGGATGCTTCTGGAATTCCTGATTACCTTAGGCACTTTATGGATGGCTCAGAGGAGAAGGCCCAGACATCGTGGAGCAGTTGGAGCAGTGcctttaaaaagaaggaggttTCCTCTTCTACCGACCAAGTGACCCTACCCCTCCAGCAATTGCAAGAT AGCCAATACGTTGGGTATATCCAAATAGGCAACCCACCGCAAACGATCAGACCCATATTTGACACCGGGAGCAC GAACATCTGGGTCGTGAGCACCAAGTGCAAGGATGACACTTGTCTGAAGGTGCACCGGTACGACTACAAGCTATCTAAGAGCTTCCGCTACTACAAGCCGCGCACGAATCTGGATATCATG TTTGGCACGGGAATAATCCAAGGCGTGATCGGTGTGGAGAACTTCCGCATAGGACCGTTCAAGTTATTCAACCAACCCTTCGGTCTCGTAAAGCGCGAGAAAAGGAGTGAAGCAAAGTCAAACGTCTTTGAGAGAATTAACTTCGAAGGCATAGTTGGGTTGGCATTCCCAGCAATGCTATCGACAGGAAAAACAACCATCTATGAAAACCTTATGGACACATATAAGCTCAGCCATAACGAgttctctatatatataggaaaaGACAATAAACATTCAGCTTTAATTTTTGGAGGAGTGGACAGACGCTTTTTCGAGGGAGACATTTATATGTTTCCAGTGGTAAAAGAATACTACTGGGAAATAGAATTTGACGGACTGTACATTGATCATCAGAAATTTTGTTGTGATTCCAGTTCCATTGTTTACGACatgagaaagaaagaaaaaaaaaaagggaaagtgcACAGAAATTCTTTTGTGAGGAAatacttgaaaaaaaaaactgactTGATGAATATGTCGAGTGTTTGGCACCACCGTCGGGAAGGCGCAGAAGTAGACTCAAAGGAGGATCAATCAGGGATAGATCTCTCTGAGGAGGAGAAAGATGGAGAACATTCCATCAGGGGCGAAGTAAACACATATGGTGTTCATCCGGGAAGACATGGTAAAGGGGTACACAGCCGACAGCAGAGGCGACACAGGCGACATGGATGGAGAAGACACATGAGAAGAGTCAACCACCGAGGAAAGGATaataaattgaagaaaaacaaaaactaCCTCATCTTCGATTCTGGGACATCTTACAATAGTGTTCCTAAGTCGGAGATCAAGTACTTCTTCAAGATCCTTCCTTCGAAG AAATGTGACGACAGCAACATAGAGGAAGTAGTGGCTAGTTACCCTAACCTGACCTACGTCATT AACAACATGCCCTTCACGCTGACGCCGGCGCAGTACCTTGTCCGGAAGTCCAACATGTGCAAGCCGGCGTTCATGGAAATAGAAGTTTCGCCTGAATATGGCCACGCATACATTTTGGGGAATGCGACTTTCATGAGATACTACTACACCGTCTACAGACGCGGAGATGGGAACAAGAGCTCCTAC GTGGGCATTGCAAAGGCAGTGCACGCAGAAGACAATGAGGAGTATCTGACCAACCTGCAGAGGAAGATGAACCAAATGGAGTAG
- a CDS encoding serine/threonine protein phosphatase 2A activator, putative — MVDDSGLSFKIVDEDSVQRFIKSAAYNELIDFITHLNNSVVAVEMHPLDHFYAREDRREGVATPIDQVDNILIISRNVQNVLTLIKSMNKYIDLCPPIKQPTRFGNKGFQNFCDEYYKEIDEKLPTILSQSGLQNLSEHIFQLSYYLKNSIGNRKRIDYGTGHELNFLLFLFCLNKLHFFGPPDHKHLVLVLYRQYLECVRRIQITYTVEPAGSRGAWGLDDFQFLVFLFGAAQLSYNTQIKTDDIEKKELLELWAPKYLYFDALKYISMLKHAPFHESSQMLYDISGVETWEKICSGLLKMYQAEIIQKRQILQHILFGKLIDF; from the exons ATGGTGGATGACTCGGGGTTGAGCTTCAAAATTGTGGACGAGGATAGCGTACAGAGGTTCATCAAAAGTGCAGCCTACAACGAGTTGATTGACTTCATTACGCATTTAAACAATTCCGTAGTGGCGGTGGAGATGCATCCCTTGGATCATTTCTACGCACGAGAAGACAGGCGCGAAGGAGTAGCCACCCCCATTGACCAAGTCGACAACATCCTCATAATTTCACGCAACGTACAAAATGTACTTACTCTCATAAAAAGCATGAACAAGTATATAGATCTATGCCCCCCCATAAAACAACCGACTCGATTTGGTAATAAAggttttcaaaatttttgtgATGAGTATTACAAAGAGATTGATGAAAAATTACCAACCATTTTAAGCCAGTCTGGATTACAGAACCTATCCGAACATATCTTCCAGTTGAGTTACTATTTAAAAAACTCCATAGGGAATAGAAAGCGAATTGATTATGGCACAGGGCATGAATTGAATTTTCTgctctttctcttttgcctgaacaagttgcatttttttggcCCCCCTGACCACAAGCATCTCGTCCTCGTTCTCTACCGGCA GTACCTCGAATGCGTGAGAAGAATCCAAATCACCTACACCGTGGAGCCAGCAGGGAGCAGAGGCGCCTGGGGGTTGGACGACTTCCAATTTTTAGTTTTTCTCTTTGGCGCTGCTCAGTTATCGTACAACACACAGATAAAGACGGATGAT atagagaagaaggaattgcTGGAATTGTGGGCACCAAAGTACCTTTATTTTGACGCGCTGAAATACATTTCAATG TTGAAGCACGCCCCCTTTCACGAATCCTCCCAAATGTTGTACGACATTTCGGGTGTGGAGACATG GGAGAAGATTTGCTCGGGATTGTTGAAGATGTACCAAGCAGAGATCATCCAGAAGCGGCAAATCCTACAGCACATTTTATTCGGCAAACTGATTGATTTTTAA